The DNA segment TCAAAGCCCGGCCCGATGAAAAGGCATTTTCAATGCCGTAAAAAAACAGAGGAGTATTGGGAAAGTTTGTCCTTTTCTTGCTCGTCCAAGAAAAGGACAAAAAGAAGGACGCCCCGACCGCTTTTCTTGACGGCATTTGACTTCGCTCGCTTCGGAGAAACAACAAACTCGAGCTTTGCTCTCAGACAGTTGCTTCTTTTTTCCTTGCTCACTCGCCCAATACCTAAAAAGCGGAAGGGGAGGTTTCAAAAAAGATGATTTCCTCGCTCCGCTCACCTTCAACCTGAAAAATCGTAAAGGGGGATTAAATTTAAAGCCTAACGGCGGAACTCACCTGCCTGGAAGGGGCGAAGCCCCTGACAGGTCAGGTGCAGTGACTTGTTGGGCGGCTTCGCGCCTAAAGACTTCTGTGAAAACCACCATGTTGTCTGATCATTGCCTTCAATTAGCCTTGTTGGCAACCAAAGTGATCCATTTGCTACATGTCAATTCCATCAATGAACACCTGCTTGTCACTCAGCGATATGTTCTGCTGGAGCAGCTTGACGTATAGATGTACTGCAGTGTTCACCCGGATGAATCCCTTCATGCTCCTTAGCAGCATATGGTCTCGCTCGCATAAGCAGCGAATTTGCTGAATTCCACTCAGCAGTGCCTGGTTGTTCACGTATCTGACAAGCACAGCCAGGTGCGCCGGATCTTTGAATCCGATTGGGGTAAGCATGATTAGCTTCATGATGTCACTAGGCTTGAGAACCTCTGGCAAGATACGGGTGGTGGTCAATAAGAATCCAATCATTCGCAACTTCAAGCTGAGAGCTTTCACGGTGATCCGCATGATCTGGCTCCAATCCCAGAAGCCCAAACAGGCCAAGATCTCCCCCTGATCTTCCAGGACGAGCAAGCTGTCAGAACTGTACGCAGGCGTCCGGTTGATAAATTGGGCCAACGCCTCAGCCGAGGTCAGTTCATAAAACTCAAAGCCTTGCCAGGTCTCATTCAACAACTCGGCTACCGTTGCCAGGTCCTTGGATGTGACAGGTCTGATCCTTCCCATTGAAGGTACGTTCATCTCTTTGCGAACCACCAGGGCTGGCATAACAAGCGTGCGATGCAGCTTGAAGCCCCGACTCTCAATGCATTGCATAGAGGGCAAGTTGCCCTCCATAATCAGGGTGTAAGCCAATACCGCACCCTGTTGGCTCAGGTAATCTTCACGCTGCTGGAGAAGCTGGCTCGCAACACCCTTCCTGCGGGCGTCGGGAGAAACGAAAGCCTGAAAGATATAACCGACCCGTCTGATTTTGCCGTTCACGATGGCGTCCCGCAGGGCACAAGCTGCTGACCCGATTATGCGGTAACCTTCGCAAGCCACGAGGACCTTGTGCGACTCATACGCTTTAGCCCGGGCAAAAAAGTCGGGTGTATTGACAGTGGACGCGACGAGCCTTGTACCTTGTGGGCATTTCGCCTGAAGCTCCTGGAGTTCGTCGTTATCCTCTGGTACCGCTTCACGGATATTCATTGTGTAACTCTCCATCGCAAAATTTTTAGCCACCTAAAAATTAATAGACGAAATTGTTTATTTAAGCATTTTTCTCTGTTGTGGTAAATCTATATCGTATTTTTGAAGATTATACAATAAAAGGTATCAAAAGTTTATAATAATTAATAAGTTGAGAGCATTCGCTATCAAAATTTTCTCTTGATCAAAATTAGTAATATTATTATAACAGCAGAAAATACGAAATATGTCTAATGTTCCCAAAAGCCCGCTTGACAATCTTTATGCAAATAACCATAGGTGAAATATATCAAGGTGGCAAGGGGATACATAGTCCGTTGGATACAATATGATGTATTTGTTGGGAAAAGGAGGGGCTCTTTATATATTTTTTCAGTTTTAAATTCCCCTTTAGATTTTTCAGGGATTTTTCCTCCGGAGAATCGCAAAGCGATTTTTCCTTGTCTTTTTTAAACCCCATTTCGTTTTTTAGGTGTTTAACAAGCGAGTGAGGATGATAGAAACAGCTGTTTGAAGCCGAAGGCTGAGTTTGCTGCTTCTCCGAGCGAGCGCAGTCAAATGCCGTTAAGAAAAGCAGTCGGGGCATCCTTCTTTAGCTACCTTTCTTGGGTGAGCAAGAAAGGTAAAAAGAAATACTTGTTGCTTCTCGAAGCAGAGTGGAGGCAAAAACCGTTAAGAAAAGCGAGGGATGCCCTTCTTTGGTAACTTTTTTGGGCAAGCAAGAAAGTGACATAAATTTTATCACTTTTTTAAAGCTCTTCCATGAGCCCCTCTGCCTCTTCCTTCATCAATTTCTTAAATTCAGGGGGAATTTCTGTCTTTGCTGTGCCGGCCGTGCATAAGTCTATGCTGTTTACCAGATTGTCCATTTTATGATAGGGGATGCTCACAATCAGCTCATCAGGAGCAAACTTCTTCATCCTTCTTGCCGTGTAATCAAGAAAGCTTATATTGATCTCACCGGATACTAAGGGATAAGCTACAGCCATATGACATGCAGAACCAACCATCTCTGTTTTGGGGGATATGCCATCCTGAAATGTGGCAAGGGTAATAAGCCTGCATGCCTGCTCTGCATTGCAGAGAAATAATACCAAATCAGGCATCATCTCTGCCTTTTCCATTGGAGAAAATACCACATAATCTGCCAATCCAAGAGGAGGCTGGGCTGTAAGAGTTGTAACCCTGTGAAACACGGCTATGGAGCAAAAGAGCTTTTCTCCATGAACCAGGAATTTTTTTAAGGCTTTGTCTCCTTCACCTTTTGGTTTCGGGCCCAGACCAAGGTGAAATGTGCCGCCAATACAGGATGAACTCTCCTTGCTGATATTGATAATTTCCCCATCACGGACATCCTTGAAGGCCTGACATGCCCAGCTTTTCCCCTTGTTCCCCCTTTTATCAGGCTCCATAGAATAGGTAACAGAGACAGGGCTCCCCTTTAAATTCAAAACAATTTTTAATCTTTCAGCCTGATCTTTCCATTTCATATGATGTCACCTCCTTGAAAACTTAAATTAATCATTTACTATCAAAAAGGCAGGATTGAGTCAATAAGTATTTGCTTTCTCTAAGTCCCCTCCTCCTTTTTAAGTATCTTTCAAATTAAAAAAGGAAAAGAAGGACGAGCAAGAAAAGCAAAAATCACCTCTTTTCCTACCCTACTCTGTAATTATTAATAGCCTAATAGATTGAATATAAAGGTGTCTTAAAAATTTGTAATTTTAAAAACAGATAATATTATTAAAATAGAGGATAGATATTAATAAGAGGTTAAATATGAAAGAAAAAACATATATAGCATATAAAATAGGGGAGAGAGTCCCCAAGAGCGGGAAATATGAATGTGTGGCCTGTGAAGATTTTGGAATGAAAAAACGACCATTTTTAAAAGAAGGAGACGATTTCCCAGAATGTTCATCATGTGGCAAAGATGCTTTATGGAAACGGTCTAAAATTACCTTTCCTTCTTTTATCAGCCCACATTATTTTCATAGAAATT comes from the Nitrospinota bacterium genome and includes:
- a CDS encoding GNAT family N-acetyltransferase; this translates as MNIREAVPEDNDELQELQAKCPQGTRLVASTVNTPDFFARAKAYESHKVLVACEGYRIIGSAACALRDAIVNGKIRRVGYIFQAFVSPDARRKGVASQLLQQREDYLSQQGAVLAYTLIMEGNLPSMQCIESRGFKLHRTLVMPALVVRKEMNVPSMGRIRPVTSKDLATVAELLNETWQGFEFYELTSAEALAQFINRTPAYSSDSLLVLEDQGEILACLGFWDWSQIMRITVKALSLKLRMIGFLLTTTRILPEVLKPSDIMKLIMLTPIGFKDPAHLAVLVRYVNNQALLSGIQQIRCLCERDHMLLRSMKGFIRVNTAVHLYVKLLQQNISLSDKQVFIDGIDM
- a CDS encoding DUF169 domain-containing protein; its protein translation is MKWKDQAERLKIVLNLKGSPVSVTYSMEPDKRGNKGKSWACQAFKDVRDGEIINISKESSSCIGGTFHLGLGPKPKGEGDKALKKFLVHGEKLFCSIAVFHRVTTLTAQPPLGLADYVVFSPMEKAEMMPDLVLFLCNAEQACRLITLATFQDGISPKTEMVGSACHMAVAYPLVSGEINISFLDYTARRMKKFAPDELIVSIPYHKMDNLVNSIDLCTAGTAKTEIPPEFKKLMKEEAEGLMEEL